From a single Brassica oleracea var. oleracea cultivar TO1000 chromosome C5, BOL, whole genome shotgun sequence genomic region:
- the LOC106343215 gene encoding glycine cleavage system H protein 3, mitochondrial-like, which translates to MALRMWASSTANALKLSSSASKSHLLPAFSISRCFSSVLEGLKYANSHEWVKHEGSVATIGISDHAQDHLGEVVFVELPEEKSSVTKEKNFGAVESVKATSEIISPISGEVIEVNTKLADSPGLINSSPYEDGWMIKVKPSNPAELESLMGPKEYTKFCEEEDAAH; encoded by the exons ATGGCACTGAGAATGTGGGCTTCCTCTACAGCAAACGCTCTCAAGCTCTCTTCTTCTGCCTCCAAATCTCATCTCCTTCCAGCTTTCTCCATCTCTAGATGCTTCTCCTCAG TGTTGGAAGGACTTAAATATGCAAATTCACATGAGTGGGTGAAACATGAAGGCTCAGTGGCTACTATTGGCATCAGTGACCATGCCCAG GATCATTTAGGAGAAGTTGTGTTTGTGGAGCTGCCTGAAGAAAAAAGTTCAGTGACCAAAGAGAAAAACTTTGGAGCCGTGGAAAGTGTTAAGGCAACAAGTGAGATTATATCTCCAATCTCTGGTGAAGTAATCGAGGTTAACACAAAGCTCGCTGATTCACCTGGCTTG ATCAACTCAAGCCCTTACGAAGATGGATGGATGATAAAGGTGAAACCAAGCAACCCTGCAGAGCTGGAATCCTTGATGGGTCCAAAGGAATACACCAAGTTCTGCGAAGAGGAAGACGCTGCTCACTAG
- the LOC106343217 gene encoding uncharacterized protein LOC106343217 produces the protein MEQPSNNISQEEARESLIAISYTSPEEEQESVTTSDVKPTNGVVTKRNSEDAEKLRSELISISYDESPSPSPSPAVAV, from the coding sequence ATGGAACAACCGAGTAACAATATCTCTCAAGAAGAAGCACGTGAGTCTCTCATTGCCATCTCCTACACTTCACCTGAAGAGGAGCAAGAGTCTGTAACGACCTCTGATGTGAAACCAACAAACGGAGTCGTCACTAAAAGAAACTCTGAAGATGCGGAAAAGCTCAGGTCTGAGCTGATTTCCATCTCCTACGACGAGTCACCTTCACCCTCACCCTCACCAGCTGTAGCTGTCTGA